In Vibrio bathopelagicus, one DNA window encodes the following:
- the bluB gene encoding 5,6-dimethylbenzimidazole synthase, giving the protein MEITPNERDAVYKTIFSRRDVRGQFLPDEIPEDVLMRVLTAAHHAPSVGFMQPWDFVVVRDIETKQQIKAGFNQAHAESAEMFTDEKQAMYKRLKLEGIVESPIGICVTCDRNRTGKVVLGRTIKQEMDLYSTVCAVQNLWLAARAENLGLGWVSILHDSTLRDALDIPENIDIVAYLCIGYVDHFKDKPELETMGWLPRRDVNSAIHEGKWNSSKSD; this is encoded by the coding sequence ATGGAAATTACGCCGAATGAACGCGATGCAGTATATAAAACGATTTTTTCTCGCCGAGATGTTCGTGGTCAGTTTCTTCCTGATGAGATCCCAGAAGACGTTTTGATGCGTGTGCTAACCGCAGCGCACCATGCTCCCAGTGTGGGGTTCATGCAGCCTTGGGATTTTGTCGTCGTTCGTGATATCGAAACCAAACAGCAGATCAAAGCGGGTTTCAATCAAGCTCATGCAGAATCCGCGGAAATGTTCACCGATGAAAAGCAGGCGATGTATAAGCGTCTAAAGCTAGAAGGTATCGTCGAATCACCTATCGGTATCTGTGTGACTTGCGACCGTAATCGAACCGGAAAGGTTGTGTTAGGTAGAACCATTAAACAAGAGATGGATCTATACAGCACCGTTTGCGCGGTTCAAAACCTGTGGCTCGCGGCAAGAGCCGAAAACCTAGGTTTAGGATGGGTGAGTATCCTGCATGACTCAACACTGCGAGACGCATTAGATATCCCAGAAAACATCGATATCGTGGCGTACTTATGTATCGGCTACGTTGACCACTTCAAAGATAAACCCGAACTAGAAACCATGGGCTGGCTACCAAGAAGAGACGTCAACTCAGCGATTCATGAAGGGAAGTGGAACTCTAGTAAATCTGACTGA
- a CDS encoding PPC domain-containing DNA-binding protein yields MITPIATRLTRGQDLKLELQKFVTAHNISAGSVASCVGCVSQLNIRLANANNTKLITAPFEIVSLMATLTPNHQHIHISVADENGNVIGGHLLEGTIIATTAELIVHRYDTLTFNREHDDSTGYTELTISNNTQ; encoded by the coding sequence ATGATCACTCCTATCGCAACGAGATTAACCCGAGGCCAAGATCTAAAGCTTGAACTCCAAAAGTTTGTGACCGCGCACAATATCTCAGCGGGCTCTGTCGCGTCTTGTGTCGGGTGTGTTTCTCAACTCAATATTCGTTTGGCTAATGCGAACAACACCAAGCTAATCACAGCTCCGTTCGAAATTGTGTCGCTTATGGCAACGCTAACCCCAAACCACCAGCATATTCATATATCGGTTGCTGATGAAAATGGAAATGTGATTGGTGGGCATTTGCTTGAAGGCACGATTATCGCAACCACCGCTGAATTGATTGTTCACCGCTACGATACCTTGACCTTCAACAGAGAGCATGACGATTCGACGGGTTACACTGAGCTCACTATCAGCAACAACACGCAATAG
- a CDS encoding aldo/keto reductase, with amino-acid sequence MVARVTTAPQGPELSELVQGYWRTAEWGMTPQQRLTFLKQHIDLGITTVDHADIYGNYQCEKLFGEALALEPSLRDDIQIVTKCDINLCGDHTPDRKINHYDTSAHHIYQSVNNSLERLGVTELDVLLIHRPDVLMDADEVAEAFAELHKVGKVKHFGVSNFSPRQFDLLQSRLGKPLVTNQVEINPLNFEVAHDGTLDQLQMNRIRPMAWSCLGGGSIFSGDSAQAIRVRDELEAIRQEVGANSIDQVIYAWVRRLPSNPIAIIGSGKIERVKTAVDALKIELTREQWYRVWVASKGHGVP; translated from the coding sequence ATGGTTGCAAGAGTAACGACAGCGCCACAAGGCCCAGAACTTTCTGAGTTGGTGCAAGGATACTGGCGTACAGCAGAATGGGGTATGACCCCGCAACAACGCCTGACTTTCCTTAAGCAGCATATTGATCTTGGCATCACAACTGTTGATCACGCGGATATTTACGGTAACTACCAATGTGAAAAGTTGTTTGGTGAAGCATTAGCGCTTGAGCCAAGCCTTCGTGATGATATCCAAATCGTCACCAAGTGCGATATCAACTTGTGTGGTGACCATACTCCTGATCGCAAGATCAATCACTATGACACCAGCGCACACCATATTTACCAATCGGTAAATAATTCTCTGGAGCGTTTGGGTGTAACCGAGCTCGATGTATTACTGATTCACCGCCCAGATGTACTGATGGATGCGGATGAAGTGGCAGAAGCGTTCGCAGAGCTGCATAAGGTCGGTAAAGTTAAGCACTTTGGTGTTTCTAACTTTTCACCACGTCAGTTCGACTTATTGCAATCTCGACTAGGTAAGCCTCTAGTGACTAACCAAGTTGAAATTAACCCGCTGAACTTCGAAGTTGCCCATGATGGCACGTTAGATCAACTGCAGATGAACCGCATTCGCCCAATGGCGTGGTCTTGTCTTGGTGGCGGTAGCATTTTCAGTGGCGATTCAGCACAAGCGATTCGCGTTCGTGATGAGCTAGAAGCGATTCGCCAAGAAGTGGGTGCAAACAGCATTGATCAAGTGATTTACGCTTGGGTCCGCCGTTTACCATCTAATCCAATTGCAATTATTGGTTCAGGCAAGATTGAACGTGTGAAGACGGCCGTTGATGCACTGAAAATCGAACTGACTCGCGAGCAATGGTACCGCGTATGGGTTGCATCTAAAGGTCACGGCGTGCCATAG
- a CDS encoding ABC transporter substrate-binding protein, with protein sequence MNDANLRRLQQLTAKYELGEEYHLTIDDLEHSLSTSRRNTSIVLKCLSEYHWICWIPSKGRGKLSQFKILVSFSEALEQVLALQLEQGRFNVIPRLLESYGAAAIKALTLATEKHSLFNEQHEHLLITQYPWVDNLEPAKTYRIAEHQILRSIYNTLLVQDHEGNPQASLAHHWKIEGRFLHFWLRPNVLFHDGDTLSAKDVAQCLLRLKSIDGPVQSLFEQVSDVQVVGDKQLTIELTHANPMFIYALCSAHASIYRCKRTYFSSGRSAYMGTGPFSLDDWSEESLVLKRHRGYFAQNALLEKITLTDIEGLNDHTLSFNRSGVAEETTINALSYLAVNRREGSGITPDDLDSLVLFIKSSSKEFGADMMTDDLSFSPSEITSSILTPALTGTVVLTRPKMTIPLLQDMADWLQQTIVKTGVTIKVVELPNISDPSSMSESADLLFIEEIIEQPKDYGLYDWLLAASGLRFIFNSSEMKEHCEIVRSAVSGDNPLDDLKLIEHSLYQQKLLCPLFHGKEKVSNSVEVHGVEINKTGYSDFYKLWISSSEK encoded by the coding sequence ATGAACGACGCTAACTTACGTAGACTTCAACAACTTACTGCAAAGTACGAATTAGGCGAAGAGTACCACCTCACGATCGATGATCTAGAGCATTCGCTGTCGACTTCGCGTAGAAACACCTCGATAGTTCTGAAATGCTTATCTGAGTACCACTGGATTTGTTGGATTCCGTCCAAAGGGAGAGGGAAACTTAGTCAATTTAAGATCTTGGTTAGCTTCTCAGAAGCATTAGAGCAAGTGTTAGCGCTGCAGTTAGAGCAAGGCCGCTTTAACGTTATTCCTCGCCTTCTAGAAAGCTATGGTGCCGCAGCAATAAAGGCACTGACATTAGCGACTGAAAAACATAGTCTGTTCAATGAACAGCATGAGCATTTGCTGATTACTCAATACCCATGGGTTGATAATCTTGAGCCTGCTAAAACATACAGAATCGCTGAACATCAAATATTAAGAAGTATCTACAATACTTTATTAGTCCAAGACCACGAGGGGAATCCCCAAGCCAGCCTCGCGCACCATTGGAAGATAGAAGGTCGCTTTCTGCATTTTTGGTTAAGGCCGAATGTTTTATTCCATGACGGCGATACGTTAAGTGCGAAAGATGTTGCTCAATGTTTGTTACGGTTGAAAAGCATCGATGGCCCTGTACAGTCTTTGTTTGAACAGGTCAGTGATGTTCAAGTGGTTGGTGATAAACAACTGACTATCGAGCTGACACATGCAAATCCTATGTTTATATATGCGTTGTGTAGTGCACACGCGTCTATTTACCGTTGTAAGCGAACGTATTTCTCTAGTGGGCGCAGTGCCTATATGGGAACGGGTCCTTTCTCATTAGACGATTGGAGCGAAGAAAGCCTCGTTCTAAAACGTCATCGTGGCTATTTTGCTCAAAATGCTTTGTTAGAAAAGATAACGCTTACCGACATTGAGGGACTAAACGATCACACCCTGAGTTTTAATCGATCTGGCGTCGCAGAAGAAACTACTATCAATGCTCTTTCGTACCTTGCGGTTAATCGCAGGGAAGGCTCAGGAATTACCCCTGATGACTTAGACAGCTTGGTATTGTTTATCAAATCCAGCAGTAAAGAGTTTGGCGCCGATATGATGACGGACGATTTGTCTTTCTCGCCTAGCGAAATAACGAGCAGTATCCTCACTCCCGCTTTGACGGGAACTGTTGTATTAACACGACCTAAAATGACTATTCCTTTGCTTCAAGATATGGCGGACTGGCTGCAGCAAACTATTGTAAAGACTGGCGTCACTATCAAAGTCGTTGAACTTCCTAATATTAGTGATCCTAGCTCAATGAGTGAGTCGGCAGACCTGTTATTTATCGAAGAAATTATTGAACAACCAAAAGATTATGGTCTTTATGATTGGTTACTTGCTGCATCTGGACTCAGATTTATTTTCAATAGCTCTGAGATGAAGGAGCATTGTGAGATAGTTCGATCAGCCGTCAGTGGCGACAATCCACTTGACGATTTGAAACTAATTGAACATTCGCTTTATCAACAGAAGCTACTTTGTCCGTTATTCCACGGTAAAGAGAAGGTGTCTAACAGTGTTGAGGTTCATGGCGTAGAGATAAACAAAACAGGTTATAGTGATTTTTATAAGCTTTGGATATCTTCGAGCGAGAAGTAA
- the dbpA gene encoding ATP-dependent RNA helicase DbpA, with protein MSTSKFSSIALKPELLNTLDSLGYTEMTPIQALSLPTILNGKDVIGQGKTGSGKTAAFGLGVLQNLRVKRFRVQSLVLCPTRELADQVAKEIRTLARGIHNIKVLTLCGGMPMGPQIGSLEHGAHILVGTPGRILDHLEKDRIDLSELNTLVLDEADRMLEMGFQDALDAVIEAAPKDRQTLLFSATFPKQIKSVADRIMRNPEMVKVESTHDHSSIQQHFYKVEGTEARDDALELLLLHHQPESAVVFCNTKKEVQNVNDELSHRGFSVIELHGDMEQRERDQALVQFSNKTISILVATDVAARGLDVDNLDAVFNFELSRDPEVHVHRIGRTGRAGSKGVAISFFSEKEMHRVAQIDEYMDMPIEPSQMPAKPIAKPYYSNMVTIQIDGGKKAKLRAGDILGALTGQGGIDGKSVGKINLFAMRAYVAVERSMAKKALGKIESGKMKGRQFRARILK; from the coding sequence TTGAGCACTTCAAAATTCTCTTCAATCGCCCTTAAACCAGAGCTTCTAAATACGTTAGATTCTCTTGGTTATACTGAAATGACGCCTATTCAAGCGTTAAGTCTTCCTACTATTCTGAATGGCAAGGATGTTATCGGTCAGGGTAAAACGGGTTCAGGTAAAACAGCTGCTTTTGGTTTAGGCGTGCTGCAGAACCTACGCGTTAAGCGTTTCCGTGTTCAGTCTTTAGTGTTATGTCCGACTCGTGAGCTTGCAGACCAAGTAGCAAAAGAGATCCGTACTCTTGCTCGTGGTATTCACAATATTAAAGTGCTGACACTTTGTGGCGGTATGCCGATGGGACCACAGATTGGTTCACTAGAGCATGGCGCACATATTCTTGTGGGCACTCCTGGTCGTATCCTTGACCACTTAGAGAAAGATCGTATTGATTTGTCTGAGTTGAACACACTTGTGTTAGATGAAGCTGATCGCATGCTAGAAATGGGCTTCCAAGACGCTTTGGATGCAGTGATTGAAGCGGCACCAAAAGACCGTCAAACGTTATTGTTTAGTGCGACTTTCCCTAAACAGATTAAATCTGTTGCAGATCGCATCATGCGTAACCCTGAAATGGTGAAGGTTGAATCAACGCACGATCACTCAAGCATCCAACAACATTTCTACAAAGTTGAAGGTACTGAAGCCCGTGATGACGCATTAGAACTACTGCTTCTTCATCATCAGCCAGAATCAGCGGTTGTGTTCTGTAACACTAAGAAAGAAGTACAGAACGTAAACGACGAGCTTAGCCACCGTGGCTTCAGCGTTATCGAGCTTCACGGCGACATGGAACAGCGTGAACGTGACCAAGCTTTGGTTCAGTTCTCAAACAAAACCATCTCTATCTTGGTTGCAACAGATGTTGCTGCTCGTGGTCTTGATGTTGATAACCTAGATGCTGTGTTCAACTTTGAGTTGTCTCGCGATCCTGAAGTTCACGTACACCGCATCGGTCGTACTGGACGTGCAGGAAGTAAAGGCGTAGCTATCAGCTTCTTTAGCGAAAAAGAGATGCACCGTGTTGCTCAAATTGATGAGTACATGGATATGCCAATCGAACCGTCTCAGATGCCAGCAAAACCAATTGCTAAACCATATTACTCAAACATGGTTACTATCCAGATTGATGGTGGTAAGAAGGCTAAACTTCGCGCTGGTGATATTCTTGGTGCGTTGACAGGCCAAGGCGGTATTGATGGTAAATCAGTAGGTAAGATCAACTTGTTCGCGATGCGTGCTTACGTTGCTGTAGAAAGATCAATGGCTAAGAAAGCATTAGGTAAAATCGAATCAGGTAAAATGAAGGGTCGTCAGTTCCGCGCCCGAATTCTGAAGTAA
- a CDS encoding RNA helicase: protein MAATPHYTSELEYELCYFDDGRLTKITISANNRQEAMTWYLSEGRHINDFYSIRPDE from the coding sequence ATGGCCGCTACTCCTCATTATACAAGCGAGTTAGAGTACGAGCTTTGTTATTTTGACGATGGAAGACTGACAAAAATTACGATATCCGCTAATAATCGACAGGAAGCGATGACTTGGTATCTTAGCGAAGGAAGACATATCAACGACTTCTATTCGATCAGACCTGATGAATAA
- a CDS encoding DEAD/DEAH box helicase — MPFSKLGLSSPIVKAVAKQGYEKPTSIQEKAIPIVLSGKNLIAAAQTGTGKTASFVLPILEMLSKGETQRKKRIRAVILTPTRELAIQVEQNITKYAKFLNLTSLAMYGGVSYQHQKDRLIEGVDILVATPGRLIDMYGQRAVHFDEVEVLVLDEADRMLDMGFIEDINKIIARLPQNIQNLLFSATLSTPVRALAKSAISEAEEISIAKTDASKANIEQWLVTVDKDRKSALLSHMITDGEWDQALIFIETKHGAAKLVAQLEKRGIQAEAFHSGRSQAIREKILADFKKGRLKYLVATGVAARGIDIDNLSRVVNYDIPFPADDYVHRIGRTGRADASGEAISFLSKDNFKNLCIIEKRLGHLIERRVVEGFEPRKEVPISVLNFVPKKKREQQQD; from the coding sequence ATGCCATTTTCCAAGCTTGGATTAAGCTCACCTATTGTTAAAGCCGTTGCAAAACAAGGCTATGAAAAGCCAACCTCTATTCAAGAAAAAGCAATTCCGATTGTACTTTCTGGTAAGAACCTTATTGCTGCTGCACAAACAGGTACAGGTAAAACTGCGAGCTTTGTTCTCCCTATCTTAGAAATGCTAAGTAAAGGTGAAACACAACGTAAAAAACGTATTCGTGCTGTTATTCTGACACCAACTCGTGAGCTTGCGATTCAAGTTGAACAGAACATTACTAAGTACGCGAAGTTCCTAAACCTAACCTCATTGGCGATGTACGGTGGCGTGTCTTACCAGCACCAGAAAGATCGTCTTATTGAAGGCGTTGATATTCTTGTGGCAACACCTGGTCGTTTGATCGATATGTACGGACAGCGTGCCGTTCACTTTGATGAAGTCGAAGTACTGGTTCTTGATGAAGCCGACCGCATGCTAGACATGGGCTTCATTGAAGACATCAACAAGATCATCGCGCGTTTGCCACAAAACATTCAAAACCTGTTGTTCTCAGCAACACTATCAACGCCAGTGCGTGCGCTAGCGAAAAGCGCAATCAGTGAAGCGGAAGAGATTTCTATCGCCAAAACTGACGCTTCTAAAGCAAACATCGAACAATGGTTGGTGACCGTCGATAAAGACCGTAAGTCTGCACTATTAAGCCACATGATCACTGACGGTGAGTGGGACCAAGCGCTTATCTTTATCGAGACCAAGCACGGTGCAGCTAAGTTGGTTGCTCAACTTGAAAAGCGTGGCATCCAAGCTGAAGCTTTCCACAGTGGACGTAGCCAAGCGATTCGTGAAAAGATTCTGGCTGACTTCAAGAAAGGTCGTCTAAAATATCTAGTTGCAACAGGTGTTGCTGCTCGTGGTATCGATATCGATAATCTAAGTCGCGTAGTCAACTACGACATCCCATTCCCAGCTGACGACTATGTTCACCGTATTGGTCGTACAGGCCGTGCTGATGCGTCTGGTGAAGCGATCTCTTTCCTATCGAAAGATAACTTCAAAAATCTGTGCATCATTGAAAAACGTCTTGGCCACTTGATTGAACGTCGCGTTGTTGAAGGTTTCGAACCACGCAAAGAAGTACCAATTTCAGTATTGAACTTCGTTCCTAAGAAGAAAAGAGAACAGCAACAAGACTAA
- a CDS encoding DUF6279 family lipoprotein, producing MRKCRWLVLLVCFIFSGCGTKFAYNNISWFAVSYIEDFVSLSNSQESELEERLDLLQQWHKETQLPLYISQLEAIQNLDRSDMNSAFIIDQSEQTKNHIRSIVNKFSPDIYALSMQLTPEQDNEFLKNFREKQQEYYEERLSLNDEDSRERYRSRIEERLERWLGSVSKEQKTIIFTWSQEWVNTNDSWRQYQNNTYQDLTTLMQKKADLHIAQPIIMKLLLNNAAYYPQELEFKLDKNMHTSAKFLADISAVSSDKQWAYFMNELESLKSTLVVLQE from the coding sequence ATGAGAAAGTGTCGATGGTTAGTCTTATTGGTCTGTTTTATATTCTCGGGTTGCGGGACTAAATTTGCCTACAACAATATAAGCTGGTTTGCGGTTAGCTATATTGAAGACTTTGTTTCTCTATCCAACAGTCAAGAATCAGAGCTCGAAGAACGCCTCGACTTGTTACAGCAATGGCATAAAGAAACTCAACTGCCGCTGTATATTTCGCAATTAGAAGCGATTCAAAACCTAGACCGTTCTGATATGAACTCTGCTTTTATCATTGATCAAAGTGAACAAACTAAAAATCATATTCGCTCAATCGTTAATAAGTTCTCTCCTGATATTTACGCATTAAGTATGCAGCTTACCCCAGAGCAAGATAACGAATTCTTAAAGAACTTTAGAGAAAAGCAGCAAGAGTATTACGAAGAAAGATTGTCATTGAATGATGAAGATTCGAGAGAGCGTTATCGAAGTCGAATTGAAGAACGGTTAGAACGATGGCTAGGGTCGGTATCGAAAGAGCAAAAAACGATTATTTTTACTTGGTCTCAAGAGTGGGTAAATACTAACGATAGCTGGCGGCAATATCAAAATAATACTTATCAAGACCTAACGACACTTATGCAAAAGAAGGCCGATTTACATATTGCACAGCCAATTATTATGAAGCTACTTTTGAACAATGCAGCTTATTATCCGCAAGAATTGGAGTTTAAGCTTGATAAGAATATGCATACATCAGCGAAGTTCTTGGCCGATATTTCGGCAGTGAGTAGTGATAAGCAATGGGCTTATTTTATGAATGAGTTAGAGAGCCTTAAATCAACGCTGGTGGTGCTGCAAGAATAG
- a CDS encoding 3'-5' exonuclease, which yields MAPNSADSVIVLDFETTGLSPNMGDRAIEIGAVKLVNGEVVDTFQQLMNPGFRVSGFIENYTGINNRMLSTAASCSEVMDEFADFIQGSQLVAHNASFDKRFLDAELDFIGRDYTGKFACSMLIARRLIQDAPTHKLGDLVRFKNIDNDGTFHRALADSEMTARLWLLMIDELQSDHGIQQPSFQLMQKISKTAKGSIPKLLMSHRN from the coding sequence ATGGCTCCAAACTCCGCAGACTCCGTTATCGTTCTCGATTTCGAAACCACAGGCTTATCACCAAACATGGGTGACCGAGCGATTGAAATCGGTGCGGTTAAATTAGTTAACGGCGAAGTCGTCGACACCTTCCAGCAACTCATGAACCCAGGGTTTCGTGTTAGCGGGTTCATTGAAAACTATACCGGAATCAATAACCGTATGTTAAGCACAGCGGCCAGTTGCAGCGAAGTGATGGATGAGTTTGCAGACTTTATCCAAGGCAGCCAACTTGTTGCTCACAATGCGTCGTTTGATAAGCGCTTTCTCGATGCGGAATTAGACTTTATTGGCCGAGACTATACGGGCAAGTTCGCTTGCTCAATGTTGATTGCTCGCCGTCTCATCCAAGACGCACCGACTCATAAGCTAGGCGACCTTGTGCGCTTTAAGAATATCGACAACGACGGTACTTTCCACAGAGCGTTAGCCGATTCAGAAATGACAGCGCGGTTATGGTTATTGATGATTGATGAACTGCAAAGTGATCACGGCATTCAACAGCCGAGCTTTCAACTGATGCAAAAAATATCTAAGACCGCTAAAGGCTCGATTCCAAAGCTGCTGATGAGCCATCGTAATTAA